GCCAGCCATCATCGAAAGCTGCGCGAGCAGGATCTTCTTACCTAACCCGCAGGCCACCGAGCCGCAGATTCGCACGATCTACGAAGGCTTCGGCTTGAGCAGCCGCCAGATTGAGATCGTGGCGACCGCCCAGCCCAAGCGCGATTACTACTACCAGTCGCGCCTCGGCAATCGCCTGTTCGACCTCGACCTGGGGCCTGTCGCGCTCGCATTCGCGAGCGCATCCACCCCTCAAGACCAACGCGACATTGACCGCGTGCTGACGCAGGCCGGCGCTCCCGGCTTCGCCGGCGCGTGGCTGCGCCATCGCGGCCTCGGCTGGGCCGCCGACCTGCTGCCGTCCGCTCCGGCGGCAGCTTCCTTTCTCGCTTCTCAACCGCTGGAGGTTTCGCCATGATGACCAAGCCCCGTTTGCTCTCTGTCTCACTCGCTGCTGTGCTGTCGGTATCGCTGTTGGCCGTGCAGCCCGCATCCGCGCTGACGGTGTTCGACCCGTCCAACTTCGTGCAGAACACGCTGACCGCCGTGCGCACGCTGGAACAGATCAACAACCAGATCAACCAGCTCCAGAACGAGGCGCAGATGTTGATGAACCAGGCCAGGAACCTGGCAAATCTCGACTTCAACATCGTCAACCGCCTGCGCTCGACGCTCGCCACCACCGAGCGCCTGATCGCCGAGGCGCGCGGCTTGGCCTACGACGTGCAGAGCATGGATGCCACGTTCGCCCGCCTGTACCCGGAACAGTACGCCTCCACCATCAGCGGCGACCGCATGGCACAGGATGCCCGCGAACGCTGGCAGAACACCTTGAACGGCCTGCACACCGCGATGCGGATGCAGGCGCAGGTGTCGCAGAACCTCGCCCAAGACGAAAGCGCGCTGGCCGACCTCGTGAGCCAGAGCCAGTCGGCCACCGGCGCGCTGCAAGCGATGCAGGCGACGAACCAGCTCCTGGCTTTGCAGGCCAAGCAGTCGATCCAGGCGCAGCAG
This portion of the Pseudomonas sp. MRSN 12121 genome encodes:
- the trbJ gene encoding P-type conjugative transfer protein TrbJ; translation: MMTKPRLLSVSLAAVLSVSLLAVQPASALTVFDPSNFVQNTLTAVRTLEQINNQINQLQNEAQMLMNQARNLANLDFNIVNRLRSTLATTERLIAEARGLAYDVQSMDATFARLYPEQYASTISGDRMAQDARERWQNTLNGLHTAMRMQAQVSQNLAQDESALADLVSQSQSATGALQAMQATNQLLALQAKQSIQAQQLQITQDRAASLELARQAAAMERAREVRRRFLGTGTPYTPQSVNFYNN